From the genome of Ornithobacterium rhinotracheale, one region includes:
- the rnhA gene encoding ribonuclease HI translates to MQIYAFTDGSSRGNPGRGGFGVVLIAPELKLKKEFSMGFRNTTNNRMELLAAITALEKLRDKQDITIITDSKYVCDAVNKKWVFNWEKKNFSGKKNPDLWMRFLRNYRKHNVKLEWIKGHAGHKWNERADQLATEAADGENLKIDMGFERTEQASLL, encoded by the coding sequence ATGCAAATTTACGCCTTTACAGATGGCTCTTCGCGAGGTAATCCTGGGAGAGGAGGATTTGGTGTGGTGCTGATTGCTCCCGAGCTTAAACTCAAAAAAGAGTTTTCGATGGGTTTTCGCAACACGACCAACAACCGAATGGAACTTCTAGCAGCCATTACTGCGCTCGAAAAATTGCGCGATAAGCAAGACATCACCATCATCACCGATTCCAAATATGTGTGCGATGCGGTGAATAAAAAATGGGTTTTCAATTGGGAAAAAAAGAATTTCTCTGGCAAAAAAAATCCCGATTTGTGGATGCGATTTTTGCGCAATTATCGCAAGCACAATGTGAAACTCGAGTGGATTAAAGGACACGCAGGACATAAATGGAACGAACGCGCCGACCAACTGGCGACCGAGGCTGCTGATGGCGAAAACCTTAAAATAGACATGGGCTTTGAGCGTACCGAGCAAGCGAGTTTGCTTTAA
- a CDS encoding YraN family protein, translating into MAEHNDFGKMAENYVAEKYRKNGYEILAQNWYFHPAEIDLIARRGNTLAIVEVKARNSEAFENPEDAVTLAKKRRLIAAADAYMQEKDLALECRFDIAVVVRRAGKLHFKVFTDAFFAHEV; encoded by the coding sequence ATGGCAGAGCATAACGATTTTGGCAAAATGGCAGAAAATTATGTGGCCGAAAAGTACCGAAAAAATGGCTACGAAATATTAGCCCAAAACTGGTATTTTCACCCCGCAGAGATAGACCTCATTGCGCGGCGAGGCAACACTTTGGCCATCGTGGAGGTGAAGGCACGAAATAGCGAAGCCTTTGAAAACCCAGAAGATGCCGTAACACTTGCCAAGAAAAGGCGCCTCATTGCCGCCGCCGATGCCTATATGCAGGAAAAGGATTTGGCACTGGAATGCCGCTTTGACATTGCGGTGGTGGTGCGGCGAGCGGGAAAATTACATTTTAAAGTCTTTACCGATGCCTTTTTTGCCCACGAGGTTTAA
- a CDS encoding cell wall metabolism sensor histidine kinase WalK, with translation MRKSQKIILCAALALGLAALAAGTGGKPILGAILVFITAFVGAYGLLNYAERHSLKTPPPKPKTAPHPTLDTLYERENYRREFVGNVAHELKTPLFSIQGYLLTLIEGGVDDESIRDKYLHRINKSVERLTYIVKDLDLITELESGNLKLDIYPFNIVALVQEVFELLEIKAENNHIKLEFDKDYEEPIKVSGDIEKIEQVLMNLIVNAINHSQRASTVQVAFQVMKDSVQINISDTGMGIKPEEMQRIFERFYRADKSRSRQQGGSGLGLAIVKHILEAHQQKISVQSTYGEGSVFSFSLKKA, from the coding sequence ATGAGGAAAAGCCAAAAAATTATACTCTGCGCCGCCCTTGCCCTTGGGCTGGCGGCGCTCGCTGCTGGCACGGGGGGTAAGCCCATTTTAGGTGCTATTTTAGTATTCATCACCGCATTTGTGGGTGCTTATGGGCTTTTAAATTATGCCGAGAGGCACAGCCTAAAAACGCCCCCACCAAAGCCCAAAACAGCCCCACACCCTACGCTTGACACCCTCTATGAGCGGGAAAACTATCGGCGCGAATTTGTGGGCAATGTGGCGCACGAGCTCAAAACTCCGCTCTTCTCCATTCAAGGCTACCTGCTCACCCTCATCGAGGGCGGTGTAGATGATGAAAGCATACGCGATAAATACCTCCACCGCATCAATAAATCAGTGGAACGCCTCACCTACATCGTCAAAGATTTAGACCTAATTACCGAGCTGGAATCTGGGAATCTGAAATTAGACATTTACCCTTTTAACATTGTAGCGCTGGTGCAGGAAGTCTTTGAACTTTTAGAAATAAAGGCCGAAAATAATCATATAAAGCTGGAATTTGACAAAGATTACGAGGAGCCCATTAAAGTGAGCGGAGATATTGAGAAAATTGAACAAGTTCTGATGAATCTAATCGTAAATGCCATCAATCATTCACAGCGCGCAAGCACGGTGCAAGTCGCCTTCCAAGTGATGAAAGATTCGGTGCAAATCAATATTTCAGACACGGGAATGGGCATTAAGCCCGAAGAGATGCAGCGTATCTTTGAGCGCTTCTACCGCGCCGATAAGTCGCGCAGCCGTCAGCAAGGAGGCTCTGGGCTAGGGCTCGCCATTGTGAAGCATATTTTGGAGGCGCATCAGCAAAAAATCTCGGTGCAGAGCACCTATGGCGAGGGTTCGGTGTTTTCTTTTTCCTTAAAAAAGGCTTAA
- the folE gene encoding GTP cyclohydrolase I FolE: MTENNLDELYEDMGDGHIAGNHETPLRADAFAIPEEEKIASIEAHFHQIMQTLGLDMTDDSLKGTPRRVAKMFVKEIFGGLNPERKPKMSTFENKYQYNQMLVEKDIVVYSTCEHHFLPIVGRAHVAYISKGRVVGLSKINRIVDYYAKRPQVQERLTMQIVRAMQEALGTKDVACVIDAKHLCVNSRGIRDIESSTVTAELGGAFKTNPTTRAEFLKYIGMETRFNV; the protein is encoded by the coding sequence ATGACAGAAAACAACCTAGATGAGTTGTACGAAGATATGGGCGATGGGCATATTGCCGGCAATCACGAAACGCCCCTGAGGGCAGATGCCTTTGCAATACCAGAGGAGGAAAAAATAGCCTCGATTGAAGCCCATTTTCACCAAATTATGCAAACACTTGGGCTTGATATGACAGATGATAGCCTGAAAGGCACTCCGCGCCGCGTGGCCAAAATGTTTGTAAAAGAAATCTTTGGCGGGCTAAATCCTGAGCGAAAACCCAAAATGTCCACCTTTGAAAACAAATACCAATACAACCAAATGTTGGTGGAAAAAGACATCGTAGTATACTCCACCTGCGAGCACCACTTCCTCCCCATCGTAGGGCGTGCACATGTGGCATATATCTCTAAAGGTCGCGTGGTGGGGCTCTCTAAAATCAACCGCATAGTGGACTACTACGCCAAACGCCCACAAGTGCAAGAACGCCTAACTATGCAAATCGTGCGTGCGATGCAAGAAGCCCTTGGCACTAAAGATGTAGCCTGCGTGATAGATGCTAAACACCTATGTGTAAACTCCCGCGGAATACGCGATATAGAAAGCAGCACCGTAACGGCAGAGCTGGGCGGCGCCTTTAAAACCAACCCTACCACCCGCGCGGAATTCCTTAAATATATAGGAATGGAAACTAGATTTAATGTATAA
- a CDS encoding LD-carboxypeptidase encodes MTQIPPLHKGAKIGVIAPAGRIKTGELDFAQSWCQAQGWTLQIPNGIYAKYDLGYWYAGPSEHRLQLTQSVLDDTSLAAIWCARGGYGSVQIIDALDFSQFKKQPKYLIGYSDITVFHNHLNNLGIPTLHAVTAKPLNTKYSPETYQSLIDALRGKALKYHLPSDPLNILGEAKGKLVGGNLSIIYSQLGSQTAIQGEDLILFIEDWYENWYHIDRMLEGLKRSGLFHRVRGLICGSFTKMDIEEENPFYNHDFDPVANQVIHQQVKSLGIPVAFNFPAGHFGDNRALIMGAEVSFKVLEQNTILEFLD; translated from the coding sequence ATGACTCAAATCCCCCCCCTCCATAAAGGCGCCAAAATCGGTGTAATAGCCCCCGCGGGGCGCATCAAAACAGGCGAATTAGACTTTGCCCAAAGCTGGTGCCAAGCCCAAGGCTGGACACTCCAAATCCCAAACGGTATTTATGCCAAATATGATTTAGGCTACTGGTATGCAGGCCCCTCCGAGCACCGCTTGCAGCTCACGCAATCCGTGTTAGATGATACCTCGCTCGCTGCCATTTGGTGCGCGCGCGGTGGCTACGGCAGTGTACAAATCATAGATGCACTTGATTTTAGCCAATTTAAAAAGCAACCCAAATACCTCATTGGGTACTCGGATATCACGGTTTTTCATAATCATTTAAACAATTTAGGCATTCCCACACTGCACGCCGTAACAGCGAAGCCACTCAATACGAAATATTCCCCAGAAACCTACCAAAGCCTCATTGATGCCTTGCGTGGGAAGGCTTTAAAATACCATTTGCCCTCCGATCCACTAAACATTTTAGGCGAAGCCAAGGGCAAGCTTGTAGGAGGGAATTTGTCCATCATTTACAGTCAGCTAGGGAGCCAAACGGCCATTCAGGGCGAGGACTTAATCCTCTTTATAGAAGATTGGTATGAAAACTGGTATCATATAGACCGTATGTTGGAGGGGCTCAAGCGTTCAGGGCTATTCCACCGTGTGAGGGGGCTGATTTGTGGCAGTTTTACCAAAATGGATATAGAGGAGGAAAATCCATTTTATAACCACGATTTTGACCCCGTAGCCAATCAAGTGATTCACCAGCAAGTGAAGTCGCTTGGTATCCCCGTAGCGTTTAATTTTCCTGCTGGGCATTTTGGCGACAATCGTGCTTTAATTATGGGGGCAGAAGTCTCGTTTAAAGTCTTAGAACAAAATACGATTTTAGAATTTTTAGACTAA
- a CDS encoding TonB-dependent receptor domain-containing protein codes for MKIKKILLILIVLFPIYLVNAQVSIMGTVRDAQGNPIEGAEVVVENTDVVYYTEADGSYNIQVPTEGDYTLKVAGFNFSNISKKIKAKMGKNIHEIFIPNDSEGTSVTTLDAVVVDAQANKANEVSLLNAQKKALAISENIGAVQLSKQGVGNVATAVTKATSTVKQQGSSTFSVRGLLDRYNTTSLNGLPIPSNDPENKNIDLSLLKTDIVQYIGIEKVFSPYNIGDFGGANINIVSKEFSGKPYLTLSLGSSANLEVVKQKNFYLSENQDFLDFNQVKTPSNSLEIYDFNSWNFEKIKRPLLNLNMSLEGGRSFNVLNRKLNAFFYAGFDNDYTTSKGIEGNYNAQGNKLSLYDTNKNKYTTNATGLVNLFYKIDANHKLKFTSNYIHSSEQEVKNYYGYHYDWAQEGKGVVLRGLFKTTQLFVNQLGGKHSLNKIFELNWIAGYNVLHSERPNRISNKLIYDGFESSYKLKRDGGSSNRYFDDLKDNELAANVDLKYFLSDDLNFDFGYQGRFKDRKFWSKQYDFEYTDAHIGESLVPDIHNIDQVLNAERFSQGFFNIRSNFLYNTKELTPMSFNGSQNVNAGYVSANYKFSPDLTAQLGVRLESVKQNIAWKTNLGSLDGKSDFDTQYTKFLPSLNLKYKLDEYQNIKLSLSRTYTMPQLKELAYYIYDDISEQSQGNPFLKPSDNNNLDIKWEVFPKNGELFSIGLYSKYVQNPISKALVGESLYSYLNIGDQAYVYGIEAEIRKDLWERDQYRIYTFANASYLQSKTDLNNDKIRANSPFSVDFNKDSEQLEGAANFVANANVGIDYNLNASRGSKLNFVISYSYIGKHLYSIGTQGLGRVVEQPLNLLDAVLKLKLNDKISFGLKAKNLLNPKIERIQENQTPSVIYQYKNGTELGLGLSYQF; via the coding sequence ATGAAAATAAAAAAAATCTTATTGATTCTGATAGTGTTATTCCCCATTTATCTAGTAAATGCACAAGTGAGCATCATGGGAACCGTGAGAGATGCGCAAGGGAACCCGATAGAAGGAGCCGAAGTTGTAGTAGAAAACACCGATGTGGTGTACTATACCGAAGCCGATGGCTCATACAATATTCAAGTGCCTACTGAGGGCGATTATACTTTAAAAGTAGCAGGATTTAATTTTAGCAATATTTCTAAAAAGATTAAGGCTAAAATGGGAAAAAACATCCACGAAATTTTTATCCCAAATGATTCCGAAGGCACCTCTGTTACCACGCTCGACGCGGTGGTGGTGGACGCTCAAGCCAATAAAGCCAACGAAGTTTCCTTATTAAATGCTCAAAAAAAGGCACTCGCCATCAGCGAAAACATCGGTGCCGTGCAGCTGAGCAAGCAAGGTGTGGGCAATGTAGCAACAGCCGTGACCAAAGCAACCAGCACCGTGAAACAACAAGGTAGTAGCACTTTCTCGGTGCGCGGATTGCTCGACCGATACAACACCACAAGCTTAAACGGATTACCGATTCCGTCGAATGATCCAGAAAACAAAAACATCGATTTAAGCCTTTTGAAAACCGACATTGTTCAATACATTGGGATTGAAAAAGTGTTTTCACCTTATAACATTGGGGATTTCGGTGGGGCAAACATCAACATCGTATCTAAAGAATTTAGCGGAAAACCTTATTTAACGCTTTCGCTAGGCTCCTCTGCCAACCTCGAGGTAGTAAAACAAAAGAATTTCTATCTATCTGAAAATCAGGATTTTTTAGATTTTAATCAAGTAAAAACACCGAGCAACTCGCTTGAAATATACGATTTCAATTCATGGAATTTTGAAAAGATTAAACGCCCATTGCTTAACTTAAATATGTCGCTCGAGGGCGGTAGAAGTTTCAATGTTTTGAATCGAAAGTTAAATGCGTTTTTCTATGCAGGTTTTGATAACGACTACACCACTTCAAAAGGAATTGAAGGGAATTACAACGCACAAGGCAACAAACTTAGCCTTTACGATACAAACAAAAATAAATACACAACTAATGCGACAGGTTTAGTGAATTTGTTTTACAAAATCGATGCAAATCATAAATTAAAATTCACTTCAAACTACATTCATTCTTCGGAACAAGAGGTGAAAAATTACTACGGATACCATTACGACTGGGCACAAGAAGGCAAAGGAGTTGTGCTCCGTGGCTTGTTTAAAACAACACAGCTTTTTGTGAATCAATTGGGAGGGAAACATAGCTTAAACAAAATTTTTGAATTAAACTGGATTGCAGGGTACAATGTGCTACACAGTGAGCGACCTAACCGAATCAGCAATAAATTAATCTACGATGGGTTTGAAAGCTCGTATAAACTCAAAAGAGACGGTGGCTCATCGAACAGATATTTTGATGATTTAAAGGACAATGAATTGGCAGCCAATGTGGATTTAAAATATTTCTTATCAGATGATTTAAATTTTGATTTTGGGTACCAAGGGCGTTTCAAAGACAGAAAATTCTGGTCTAAACAATACGATTTTGAATACACCGATGCGCACATTGGCGAAAGCTTGGTGCCAGATATCCACAACATCGATCAAGTGCTGAATGCAGAAAGATTTAGCCAAGGATTTTTCAACATTCGTTCGAATTTCTTGTATAATACCAAAGAATTAACGCCCATGTCATTCAACGGATCACAAAATGTGAATGCAGGCTATGTGAGTGCCAATTACAAATTTAGCCCAGATTTAACGGCTCAATTGGGCGTGCGATTGGAAAGTGTAAAACAAAACATCGCTTGGAAAACCAACTTAGGTTCGCTCGACGGGAAAAGCGATTTCGACACGCAATACACCAAATTCTTGCCGTCGCTTAACTTAAAATATAAATTAGACGAATACCAAAACATTAAATTATCGCTTTCTAGAACCTACACCATGCCTCAGCTAAAAGAGCTGGCTTACTATATCTACGACGACATCAGTGAACAATCGCAAGGAAACCCATTCTTGAAACCGTCTGACAATAACAACTTAGACATCAAATGGGAAGTGTTCCCTAAAAATGGCGAATTATTCTCAATTGGATTGTACTCCAAATATGTCCAAAATCCAATTTCCAAAGCACTCGTGGGCGAGAGTCTATACTCCTACCTCAACATTGGCGACCAAGCCTATGTGTACGGAATTGAAGCTGAAATAAGAAAAGACCTTTGGGAACGCGATCAATATAGAATTTACACCTTTGCCAATGCGTCTTACTTACAATCTAAAACCGACTTAAACAACGATAAAATTAGAGCAAATTCGCCTTTCTCTGTGGATTTCAACAAAGATAGCGAGCAACTGGAAGGGGCTGCCAATTTCGTAGCCAATGCCAATGTAGGGATTGATTACAACCTCAACGCCAGTCGTGGCAGTAAGCTAAACTTCGTGATTTCCTACTCATACATCGGCAAGCACCTCTACTCTATCGGTACCCAAGGTTTAGGACGCGTGGTAGAACAACCTTTAAACTTGCTAGATGCGGTTTTAAAACTAAAATTAAACGATAAAATTTCATTTGGGCTAAAGGCTAAAAACCTTTTAAATCCTAAAATCGAGCGCATTCAAGAAAACCAAACGCCTTCGGTAATTTATCAATACAAAAACGGAACCGAGCTGGGTTTAGGACTTTCGTATCAATTCTAA
- a CDS encoding helix-turn-helix domain-containing protein translates to MIKNPEFKIKQIRELKNLSQEYVASELGISTRAYSKIETGETQLNINRLNEISSILEVDPMEILGFDEKKIFNIHNHSTGTCWGVDKYSQNFPEKLVAQYEETIQSLKEQVRLLKQLLEHKQN, encoded by the coding sequence ATGATAAAGAACCCTGAGTTTAAAATCAAGCAAATTCGCGAACTGAAAAATCTATCGCAGGAGTATGTAGCAAGCGAGCTAGGTATCTCTACCAGAGCCTATTCCAAAATAGAAACAGGCGAAACACAGCTTAATATTAATCGCTTAAATGAAATTAGCTCAATCTTAGAGGTAGACCCTATGGAAATTTTAGGATTTGATGAGAAGAAGATTTTCAATATCCATAATCATTCCACGGGCACTTGCTGGGGGGTGGATAAATATTCGCAGAATTTCCCTGAAAAATTAGTAGCGCAGTATGAGGAGACAATCCAATCCCTCAAAGAGCAAGTGCGCCTATTAAAGCAGCTTTTGGAGCATAAGCAGAATTAA
- the cysS gene encoding cysteine--tRNA ligase, translating to MDHNLKIYNSHSGKKEKFVSIHPNFVGMYVCGPTVYSSVHLGNVRTFMSFDVVFRYLQHIGYKVRYVRNITDVGHLENDADEGEDKISKKARLEQLEPMEIVQQYTTDFHRVLEEFNNLPPSIEPTATGHLIEQIEIIKKIIDKGFAYESKGSVYFDVKKYNESHSYGELSKRDIEELISNTRALDGQSEKKNPQDFALWKKASPEHIMRWPSPWSEGFPGWHLECTVMSTKYLGDTFDIHGGGMDLKFPHHECEIAQARSANDGQTPVHYWMHANMLTMNGQKMSKSTGNTILPEELFSGDNPFFEKGFHPMVVRFFMLQAHYRSVLDLSNEAIMAAEKGFLRLVQANQALEQLPVNSSSSLNIAEWVAESYAKMDDDFNTPMLIAQLFEAVKFINLIKDGKETITQANKDLLIEKFRAFTQDVLGLKLDEVQNDETEQLDTAMKLLIDIRKKARENKDWATSDQIRDELAEGGIQLKDGKDGTTYTINN from the coding sequence ATGGATCATAATTTAAAAATCTACAACTCTCACTCGGGCAAAAAAGAAAAATTCGTAAGCATCCACCCTAATTTCGTGGGCATGTATGTCTGCGGACCTACGGTTTACTCAAGTGTTCACTTGGGAAATGTGCGAACTTTTATGTCCTTTGATGTAGTTTTTAGATACCTTCAGCACATTGGCTACAAAGTGCGCTATGTACGCAATATTACCGATGTGGGGCACCTTGAAAACGATGCCGACGAGGGGGAAGATAAAATCTCTAAAAAAGCCCGTTTAGAACAGCTTGAACCGATGGAAATCGTACAGCAATACACCACCGATTTCCACCGAGTGCTAGAAGAATTCAACAATCTACCGCCGAGCATTGAGCCCACGGCTACGGGGCATTTAATCGAGCAGATTGAAATTATAAAAAAAATTATAGACAAAGGCTTTGCCTATGAGAGCAAAGGCTCTGTGTACTTTGATGTTAAAAAATACAACGAAAGTCATTCTTACGGAGAGCTCAGCAAAAGAGACATCGAAGAATTAATTTCAAATACGCGTGCCTTGGATGGGCAGTCAGAAAAAAAGAATCCGCAGGACTTTGCCCTCTGGAAAAAAGCCTCGCCAGAGCACATTATGCGCTGGCCCTCCCCTTGGAGCGAAGGCTTCCCAGGCTGGCACTTGGAGTGTACGGTAATGAGTACCAAGTATCTAGGCGATACCTTTGACATTCACGGAGGCGGAATGGACTTAAAATTCCCTCACCACGAGTGCGAAATTGCCCAAGCTAGGAGCGCCAATGATGGGCAAACGCCCGTGCACTACTGGATGCACGCCAATATGCTCACAATGAATGGGCAAAAAATGTCTAAATCCACAGGAAACACCATTTTGCCAGAAGAACTATTCTCTGGCGATAATCCATTTTTTGAAAAAGGGTTTCACCCGATGGTAGTGCGCTTCTTTATGCTACAAGCTCACTACCGCAGCGTGCTCGACCTCTCTAATGAGGCCATAATGGCAGCAGAAAAAGGCTTTTTGCGCTTAGTACAAGCCAATCAAGCCCTTGAACAATTGCCCGTGAACTCATCATCAAGCCTCAATATTGCGGAGTGGGTGGCGGAATCTTATGCCAAAATGGACGATGATTTCAATACGCCAATGCTCATTGCGCAGCTATTTGAGGCGGTGAAATTCATTAATTTAATAAAAGATGGTAAAGAAACAATCACCCAAGCGAATAAGGATTTGCTAATCGAGAAGTTCCGTGCCTTTACGCAAGATGTCTTAGGGCTGAAGCTAGACGAGGTGCAAAATGATGAAACCGAACAGCTAGATACAGCAATGAAACTTTTAATTGATATCCGAAAAAAAGCACGCGAAAATAAAGACTGGGCAACTTCAGACCAAATTCGTGATGAATTGGCAGAAGGAGGCATTCAATTAAAAGACGGAAAAGACGGAACTACTTATACCATTAATAATTAA
- a CDS encoding response regulator transcription factor, whose translation MSKNKILLVDDEPDILEFLSYNLRKEGYQVETAANGAEGVRKAKIIKPDLILLDIMMPELDGIEACQQIRRVDSLAKTLIVFLSARTEEITQLAGYEVGANDYITKPVKPKVLMSKIKALLKLKRPEHTQQIIHLKDIEINYETYKVSFQGEALTLPRKEFELMALLASNPQRVFKREEILEKVWGNEVIVGGRTIDVHIRKLREKFGKDRFTTIKGVGYKIND comes from the coding sequence ATGAGCAAAAACAAGATTTTGCTGGTAGATGATGAGCCAGATATCTTAGAGTTTTTAAGCTACAATCTGCGAAAGGAGGGCTACCAAGTAGAAACGGCGGCAAATGGCGCAGAGGGGGTGCGCAAGGCTAAAATTATAAAGCCTGATTTGATTTTGCTTGATATTATGATGCCTGAGCTAGATGGGATTGAGGCTTGCCAGCAGATTAGGCGGGTGGATTCTTTGGCCAAAACGCTCATCGTATTCCTCTCGGCGCGCACCGAGGAGATTACGCAGCTCGCAGGCTACGAGGTGGGTGCCAATGACTATATTACTAAACCCGTGAAACCCAAGGTGCTGATGAGCAAAATCAAAGCGCTGCTGAAACTTAAACGGCCTGAGCATACGCAACAAATCATTCACTTGAAGGATATAGAAATTAATTACGAAACTTATAAAGTCTCCTTCCAAGGCGAGGCGCTCACGCTCCCACGCAAAGAATTTGAGCTGATGGCGCTCCTTGCCTCCAACCCTCAGCGGGTGTTTAAGCGCGAGGAAATTTTGGAAAAAGTATGGGGCAATGAGGTCATCGTGGGTGGGCGCACCATCGATGTGCATATTAGAAAACTACGCGAAAAATTTGGGAAAGACCGCTTTACCACCATCAAAGGCGTGGGCTACAAAATCAATGATTAG
- the ribH gene encoding 6,7-dimethyl-8-ribityllumazine synthase, producing the protein MATENKNLSQYNKEELPSAKPYKFGIVVSSWNSEITHALRDGAIETLKDLGASDKNIKTLEVPGSFELPYGAKLLTKYCDAIIVIGSVIRGETAHFDFVCQGVTQGIMQLNVSQNTPVIFCVLTDNNIEQSRNRAGGKHGNKGVEAAVAALQMADIRNQRGL; encoded by the coding sequence ATGGCAACAGAAAACAAAAATTTATCTCAATACAATAAAGAAGAACTACCTAGTGCCAAACCGTATAAGTTTGGCATTGTTGTTTCATCTTGGAACTCAGAAATCACGCATGCACTTAGAGACGGCGCGATTGAAACTTTAAAAGACTTAGGCGCATCAGATAAGAACATTAAAACACTAGAAGTGCCAGGAAGTTTTGAATTGCCTTATGGTGCTAAACTCTTGACAAAATATTGCGATGCTATAATCGTTATTGGGAGTGTAATTCGTGGCGAAACGGCACATTTTGATTTTGTGTGCCAAGGCGTAACACAAGGTATTATGCAGCTTAATGTGTCGCAAAACACGCCTGTGATTTTCTGTGTTTTGACAGATAATAATATTGAGCAATCTCGCAATAGAGCAGGAGGAAAGCACGGAAACAAGGGTGTAGAAGCCGCCGTAGCCGCCTTGCAAATGGCAGACATCCGAAACCAAAGAGGGTTGTAA
- a CDS encoding glycosyltransferase family 2 protein, translated as MKVSVIISTYNAKEWLQKVLWGYNQQTFQDFELVIADDGSRNDTREMIKDFQKIAKFPITHVWHEDRGFQKSEILNKAVVQSKAPYIIMSDGDCIPRKDFVEIHFKNKEKGRFLSGGYFMLPMNISELISEDDIVQQRCFNVKWLVANGLKKSFKNNKLSASGLKEKLLNLITPTKPTWNGHNASGWKEDIVAVNGLDERMQYGGQDRELGERLENYGIRGKQIRYSAIVVHLDHARGYVNKESWEKNHAIRKNTRDNKIKRTPFGIVKD; from the coding sequence ATGAAAGTTTCGGTAATTATAAGTACCTATAATGCCAAAGAGTGGTTGCAAAAAGTTTTGTGGGGGTACAATCAGCAAACTTTTCAAGACTTTGAGCTGGTGATTGCCGATGATGGCTCGCGCAACGATACACGAGAGATGATAAAGGACTTTCAAAAAATAGCCAAATTCCCAATTACACATGTGTGGCACGAGGATAGAGGCTTTCAAAAATCTGAAATTTTAAATAAAGCTGTAGTACAGAGCAAAGCACCATACATCATTATGTCTGATGGCGACTGCATTCCGCGCAAGGACTTTGTGGAAATTCACTTTAAAAATAAAGAAAAAGGCAGATTTTTGTCGGGCGGGTATTTTATGCTCCCGATGAATATTTCTGAATTAATCTCAGAAGACGACATCGTGCAACAACGCTGTTTTAATGTGAAATGGCTCGTAGCCAATGGGCTTAAAAAATCTTTTAAAAATAATAAACTTTCGGCGAGTGGGTTAAAAGAAAAGTTGCTCAATCTCATCACGCCTACCAAGCCCACTTGGAACGGGCATAATGCCTCAGGCTGGAAAGAGGACATTGTGGCTGTGAACGGTCTCGATGAGCGAATGCAATACGGTGGGCAAGATCGCGAGCTAGGCGAGCGTCTTGAGAATTACGGAATCCGCGGAAAGCAAATTCGTTATAGTGCCATCGTAGTGCACCTCGACCACGCACGCGGCTATGTGAACAAAGAAAGCTGGGAAAAAAACCATGCCATTCGCAAAAATACACGCGACAATAAAATCAAACGCACGCCCTTTGGAATCGTAAAAGATTAA